The genomic segment TTGTACACATCTCAAGGGTGCAGTTCTTGCCCGCCTGCCGATCAATTGCTGGCTGAACTGGCAACCGACGAAACGATCGTGGCACTCTCCCTGCACGTGGATTATTGGGATTACATCGGATGGCAGGACCCCTTCTCCGATCCGCTCTACACCGATCGACAGCGCGCGTACCTGGCAAGCTTATCAAACCGTTTCATCTACACGCCGCAGATTATCGTCGACGGACGTTGGGATGTGGTCGGATCGCGCCGGAATCAGGTGCTGGAAGCTATTGAGAAGGCCCGAGGAACGCCAAAGATTCCGATCATACTGGAACAGCAGCGCCTTACCATTCCAGCAGGGCATGCACCAGATGGCGGTGCGACGATCTGGATGGCCTTTTTCGATCAGAAGCATGAGACCGAGGTTCGCGCGGGAGAGAACAACGGCCGCAAGATAACCAACGCGCATGTAGTCCGAAAACTGGTGAAAATCGGCGAATGGAATGGGGCCGCGGTAACGATGGACCTCAACATGGAAGCGGCGATCGCCGACGGGCGCGACGGCTGCGCGGTGCTCCTGCAAAGCAACGAAACCGGACCGATCATCGGCGCGGCGCTTTTACCGTTCCGCAGTTAATCGGCCCGCCGCTTTCCATGAACGGGTCGCTACGAACGGAAGCCCAAGCCGTTCATGTGACTCAGGCGCTCCGTTCGCATCTCTCGGATCAAACGGGCTAACGGCGCAGCCTATTTCATCGTCGGCATGACAAACTCGGCCCCTGCCCGGATACCTGTCGGCCAACGCGAGGTGATCGTCTTCATTTTGGTGTAAAAGCGCACACCCTCGGGGCCATGCATATGATGGTCGCCGAACAGGGAACGCTTCCAGCCGCCAAAGGAATGAAAGGCCATGGGGACGGGAATCGGTACGTTGATCCCTACCATGCCCACCTGAATACGGCTTGCGAAGTTGCGCGCCGCGTCTCCGTCACGGGTGAAGATAGCGGTTCCGTTTCCATACTCATGGGCGTCGATCATCTCAACAGCCTTCGCATAGTCGGGTACGCGGACGACGGAAAGAACCGGACCAAAGATCTCCTCTTTGCAAATACGCATGTCTGGCTGAACTTCGTCGAACAGACAGCCGCCCAGGAAGTAACCGTTTTCGTATCCCTGCAGGCTGGTATCGCGGCCATCGACGACCAACTTCGCCCCCTCCTGAACGCCCAGATCCACATAGCTGCGGACCTTGTCCAGGTGTTGCTTGCTGACCAGCGGGCCCATTTCCGCTTCCGGATCGTTCCAGGGGCCGATCTTCATACCGCGGACACGCGGCTCCAGACGCTCAAGCAGAGCATCGCCTGCGTCCCCGACGGCGACTGCCACAGAAATCGCCATGCATCGTTCGCCGGCCGAACCATACCCCGCGCCCATCAAGGCGTCGGTTGCTAGATCCATATCCGCATCCGGCATGATCACCATGTGATTCTTGGCACCGCCCAGCGCTTGAACACGCTTATTGTGGGCCGTGCCGGTGTGATAGACGTACTCGGCAATCGGTGTCGAACCTACAAAACTGACAGCGGCGATATCGGGATGCGACAGAATGCGGTCTACCGCCTCCTTGTCGCCGTTCACGACGTTCAAAACGCCTGCAGGCGCGCCTGCCTCCATCATCAATTCGGCAAGCAGTAATGGCGCGGAAGGGTCTTTCTCAGAAGGCTTGAGGACAAAAGTGTTTCCACAGGCGAGCGCGACCGGGAACATCCACATCGGCACCATGGCCGGGAAGTTGAAGGGCGTGATTCCGGCAACCACACCAAGCGGCTGACGCATTGAATGGCTATCGACGTTGGTTCCGACGTTCTCGCTGAACTCGCCTTTGAGAAGATGCGGAATGCCCGTGGCGAACTCCACCACCTCAATGCCGCGCGTAACTTCTCCCATGGCGTCACTCAGAACCTTGCCATGCTCCTTGGAGATCAGGGTTGCAAGCGCTTCACGGTTGTTCTCCAGAAGCTCCTTGTACTTGAAAAGCACTCGAGCGCGGTTCAACGGCGTGGTCGCGGACCAGGTTGCTAGCGCCTGTCGGGAGGACTCGATAGCGGCATCCACCTCACCAATCGTCGCCAGCGCAACCTCGGCGGCCTGCTCTCCGGTAGAAGGGTCAAATACCGGGGAAAACCGCGTGCTATTGCTCTCAACTCTCACGCCACCGATGAAATGGTGGATCTTCGTCGCCATCGAACTTTTCTCCTTACAAATATCCCTGGAAATTTCAACTTGGTCATAACGCAATTGCACCTGTCCGTCGAGGCCGCCCTTGCAATCTTGGCAAAGCACACCTTTTTATGGTTCGGAGACCAATAGGTGACAAAATGCCACGTGACGGGTTGAACACTTCACTACGCGAAACTTTGATGGGGCTGGCCCGCTGCCGTCGCACGATCACGTACCGCGACCTGGCTATTGTCGCGAATGTTCCGTCGCCCTGCGCTATCCACAGCATCACCGTCGCCTTGGAGCAGATGATCCGGGAGGACGCCGCCGCCGGACGGCCTTTGTTGGCGGCGCTCGTCGTTAGCCGATCCCAGCCAGGGCTTCCCGGCAAGGGGTTTTTTCAGCTCATCTCCGAGTTGGGCCTCTACGATGGCCCGGACCACGGAACCGCTGCGATCGAGTATCATCAGGAAGAGGTGGAAATGGCCTGCGCCTATTGGGGCGAAGGTGATTGTCTGCTTTAGATATCTCAACCTCGTACAACGACCCTGACTCGCCGACCCTGACTTGCCTACTGGGGTAAATTGCCAAAGGGCTTGCCAGTGGCACGGCATGCCGTCACCTTGGATTGATCATTCGGGCTGACGAGGGAACGCACGATGGCGTCTTGGGAAGGCACCCCGGCGAGCGTAAAGCTGGAGCATCAACAAGGCGCGGCGCCCGAGGCCGCCATCTTGCATTGCGGCGGAGATTGGGTCACCGCCAATCTTGAGCAGCTTGCCCAGCAACTCACTGCGCTGAAGCCGGAGAGCCCCCTCTCCCTGGAAGTAAGTCTGGAAACCGTCGGGCGCCTGGATAGCGCCGCCGCTTGGCAACTTTGCCGCCATGTAGCCCGGTGGCAGTCCGAAGGCGTGACCGTTCAGTTTACCGGTATCAGTGACGATAAGCAGGCGCTGCTCGAC from the Limibacillus halophilus genome contains:
- a CDS encoding CoA-acylating methylmalonate-semialdehyde dehydrogenase, which gives rise to MATKIHHFIGGVRVESNSTRFSPVFDPSTGEQAAEVALATIGEVDAAIESSRQALATWSATTPLNRARVLFKYKELLENNREALATLISKEHGKVLSDAMGEVTRGIEVVEFATGIPHLLKGEFSENVGTNVDSHSMRQPLGVVAGITPFNFPAMVPMWMFPVALACGNTFVLKPSEKDPSAPLLLAELMMEAGAPAGVLNVVNGDKEAVDRILSHPDIAAVSFVGSTPIAEYVYHTGTAHNKRVQALGGAKNHMVIMPDADMDLATDALMGAGYGSAGERCMAISVAVAVGDAGDALLERLEPRVRGMKIGPWNDPEAEMGPLVSKQHLDKVRSYVDLGVQEGAKLVVDGRDTSLQGYENGYFLGGCLFDEVQPDMRICKEEIFGPVLSVVRVPDYAKAVEMIDAHEYGNGTAIFTRDGDAARNFASRIQVGMVGINVPIPVPMAFHSFGGWKRSLFGDHHMHGPEGVRFYTKMKTITSRWPTGIRAGAEFVMPTMK
- a CDS encoding DUF1223 domain-containing protein, which encodes MRRWPYIDGMRTVRTTADPTMTTRLLAVWVFTLVLGAYLLGGGHPVNAADPAAKTPVVVELYTSQGCSSCPPADQLLAELATDETIVALSLHVDYWDYIGWQDPFSDPLYTDRQRAYLASLSNRFIYTPQIIVDGRWDVVGSRRNQVLEAIEKARGTPKIPIILEQQRLTIPAGHAPDGGATIWMAFFDQKHETEVRAGENNGRKITNAHVVRKLVKIGEWNGAAVTMDLNMEAAIADGRDGCAVLLQSNETGPIIGAALLPFRS